From Mytilus edulis chromosome 8, xbMytEdul2.2, whole genome shotgun sequence, one genomic window encodes:
- the LOC139486059 gene encoding uncharacterized protein: MEESIRQNASIALHRYLSHNITGTEKHVKTIRMMNNAKDYLQTMRNCTFITSGSFGEGLVMRGSDLDVMYVCKFAEVCEDKNVYFKPNITYFEMEAEDCQPCFVRLRLRYCTGRFFFGSFLEEMGGNYYLSNAKLKEQMTDLRCPTIHGPCLSDTNDTLDIALCFRSTSWIPQAQHWVTRSHNSWPSYDVQKSIIQHGVLFVPIGVKGSPKEDLDWRISFSVAEKILIYSFTHTQFLCYVLMKILLKDVIAIDLS, encoded by the coding sequence AATCAATAAGACAAAATGCATCAATAGCTTTACATCGGTATCTAAGTCATAATATTACTGGAACAGAGAAACACGTAAAAACAATCAGAATGATGAACAATGCCAAAGACTACCTACAAACAATGCGAAATTGCACATTTATCACAAGTGGAAGTTTTGGAGAAGGGCTTGTGATGAGGGGTAGTGATTTAGATGTCATGTACGTTTGCAAATTTGCTGAGGTTTGTGAGGACAAAAACGTTTATTTTAAACCTAATATAACGTACTTTGAAATGGAAGCTGAAGATTGCCAGCCATGTTTCGTACGTCTACGTCTACGGTATTGCACAGGTCGATTTTTCTTCGGAAGCTTTTTAGAGGAGATGGGAGGAAATTATTATCTTTCAAACGCTAAACTTAAAGAACAAATGACAGACCTAAGATGTCCAACTATTCACGGGCCATGTTTGTCCGACACCAATGACACATTGGACATTGCATTGTGCTTTCGTAGTACGTCTTGGATACCACAAGCACAACATTGGGTAACACGATCACATAACTCATGGCCAAGTTACGATGTTCAGAAGTCTATTATACAACACGGCGTTCTCTTTGTACCAATAGGTGTTAAAGGATCTCCCAAAGAAGATTTAGATTGGCGAATATCCTTTTCCGTTGCAGAAAAAATTCTAATTTATTCTTTCACACATACACAGTTCCTATGTTATGTTCTGATGAAAATTCTTCTCAAAGACGTTATAGCTATTGACTTGTCTTGA